The genomic window GTGGCGACGCCAAGACAAAGCGGGTTGTGGTGCAGATTTGGGACCTCAGTGGCAACAGCAAGCATCAGGCCGGCTGGCCGGCTGTGGCGAACAAAGCAGATGGCATCATCTTTGTCTTTAACCCAGCAGTGAAGAACGGTGAGAGAGAACTGTCGCTGTGGCACAAGACGTTTGCCGTGAACCAGTCGGAGCTGGACGCTCTTGGCAACTTTGCCATCCGGGTCCCTGACAAGCACTGCCTCGTCTTTGCCCACCATTCGACGTTCCCAAGCAATGTAGCCGGAGATGGGGTGCCTTCCATGCCCAAGGGCCTAGAGAAAATCAAGGTGCTGGAGACGTCGCTCGACTACCACAGCGACAACTTCAAGGCCGCCTTTGATAAGCTGATTGAGTCCATCGTGGTCTCCCggatggaggcggaggaggatgagATCCTTCAGCGCGAAGGGCGCATGCCTCTCTAGGCCAAGAGTCCGGCCGTCAAAGTCGCGTCGAACTGCAGCGGCAATACAGTTTTCCACTCCTCTTCAGCTTTGGGCGGGGCAACACCCGTGTTTCGAGTCTGCGAACAagcatgtgcatgtgcatgtgcgtgtgtgtgtgtgtgtgtgtgtgtgtgcttgcgtgtCGGCGCATCTCTCTGTGTCTTTGATGTGCATGTGATGCGTACTGTGAGCCAGTGCTGATGATGTAAAACTTCCTCAGTGGAGCAgaccaccacctctttcctcctcggTGCCTTTTCCGTCCCAAGTGATGTGTTGTTTCCAAAGGCGTCCGTGCTTGGCccatccccttctctttctttctcgcttaCGGTTCTACTTAGGCCCGATCTCTTACCTGCCTCTTTTcattctccctctctcgcgtcCGCCATTGCGTCAATGACGCGCAACGCATGCGAAGCAACGCTCGAGTATGGAGTGGAAGAGGGCAGAGGACCTTTGGAGCTTATTCTCTAGAAAGGCACTCCGaagctcttcctcctcttcgaaAAGAAGGTGGTCCACCTTGAGCATTCCGGCATCAGCAGTGACCAAACCGTGCTAATACGCAACACCCGCTGCAAGGCCATTAAAAAGGGTGAGAGGGGCAGTacgcctt from Leishmania panamensis strain MHOM/PA/94/PSC-1 chromosome 32 sequence includes these protein-coding regions:
- a CDS encoding hypothetical protein (TriTrypDB/GeneDB-style sysID: LpmP.32.3390), with product MAEEKIKIIVVGPLKSGKTTITNFLSGTRETPMSKYYETNPLRIVETEIELDSMSLTDRRVVFSGGDAKTKRVVVQIWDLSGNSKHQAGWPAVANKADGIIFVFNPAVKNGERELSLWHKTFAVNQSELDALGNFAIRVPDKHCLVFAHHSTFPSNVAGDGVPSMPKGLEKIKVLETSLDYHSDNFKAAFDKLIESIVVSRMEAEEDEILQREGRMPL